In Deltaproteobacteria bacterium, a single window of DNA contains:
- a CDS encoding TonB-dependent receptor codes for MLPRLAPLLLLVASTAPALAQEAAAPTLAAGPQLQELVEPELPEGTAFPEGADSVTVVLTIDVDETGAVQGVAVKEGAGEPFDGAARSAAGRFVFEPARLTDGRTVPVKIAFRMTIAAPPPPPAPEPEPVRYQLTLLERGTRVPLARLRVLAVKEGEQLAEGLTDAAGVALLTVDATEFTLVALPPEHQKLEVSITAEAGESRDETIYLQRTTGAYSTVVRAQRVRREVTRRVLSKAEVEKLPGTSGDTIKVIENLPGVARPSFSGGDIILRGASPGDSRVFLEGLEIPSVYHFGGLRSTFGSKFLETVDFVPGNYSAEYGRATGGIIDVKVRDPATDLFRGRVDLNAYDASFALEGPVTDTLSIGGGFARSYIDTLLPLALPDSAPVAFDTAPRFYDYQLIASYRPAKGHQLRLLFFGSMDRLQLLFEEPTSDPTVRGALSTRSMFHQLMLTSRSRLSSSWSEETSVRVGLQEVGFSLGQDFAFDLGLRDLSWRSTFTFRPSERFELAGGLDGRWGRVKLALSSPRPPKEGEGSVPTATQDLITFESTSIVYEPATFLEARLRPIDGLTLTPGLRLDYYGPIEGWALDPRLSAIVDLGERTSLRAGAGLYQQQPFYDESAPNVGNPELLPERSFQASAGIAHRLPLGPDASLEVDVTGFYKKLDRLVSRNLSFGFTADEPPYLSQGTGRIFGAELLARARLGDRFVGWLAYTYQRSLRTDRPGAAERRFDFDQPHILTAVASWELPHGFTVGARFRLVSGNPTTPVVSSIFDAAAGVYVPVYGDVNSERLPAFHQLDLRVDRTWVFPRWKFSAYLDVQNAYAHGNVEGTRYSYDYAQSEALTGLPILPVFGVKGEW; via the coding sequence ATGCTCCCTCGCCTCGCTCCCCTTCTGCTCCTCGTCGCGTCCACCGCTCCGGCCCTGGCCCAGGAGGCCGCGGCCCCCACCCTGGCCGCCGGACCGCAGCTCCAGGAGCTCGTCGAGCCCGAGCTGCCCGAGGGCACCGCCTTCCCCGAGGGCGCCGACTCGGTGACCGTCGTCCTCACGATCGACGTGGACGAGACCGGCGCCGTGCAGGGCGTCGCCGTGAAGGAGGGCGCCGGAGAGCCCTTCGATGGCGCGGCGCGCAGCGCCGCCGGCCGCTTCGTCTTCGAGCCTGCCCGGCTCACCGACGGGCGCACCGTGCCGGTGAAGATCGCCTTCCGGATGACGATCGCGGCCCCGCCTCCGCCGCCGGCCCCCGAGCCCGAGCCGGTGCGCTACCAGCTGACCCTCCTCGAGCGAGGCACCCGCGTGCCCCTCGCCCGCCTGCGCGTCCTCGCCGTGAAGGAGGGGGAGCAGCTGGCCGAGGGCCTCACCGACGCCGCGGGCGTCGCCCTCCTCACCGTCGACGCCACCGAGTTCACCCTCGTCGCCCTGCCCCCCGAGCACCAGAAGCTCGAGGTGAGCATCACGGCCGAGGCGGGTGAGTCGCGGGACGAGACCATCTACCTGCAGCGCACCACCGGCGCCTACAGCACCGTGGTGCGCGCCCAGCGCGTGCGCCGCGAGGTCACCCGCCGGGTGCTCTCCAAGGCCGAGGTCGAGAAGCTCCCGGGCACCAGCGGCGACACCATCAAGGTGATCGAGAACCTCCCGGGCGTCGCCCGCCCCTCCTTCAGCGGCGGCGACATCATCCTGCGCGGCGCCAGCCCCGGCGACTCGCGGGTCTTCCTCGAGGGGCTCGAGATCCCGAGCGTCTACCACTTCGGCGGCCTGCGCAGCACCTTCGGCTCGAAGTTCCTGGAGACCGTCGACTTCGTCCCGGGCAACTACTCCGCCGAGTACGGGCGGGCGACCGGCGGCATCATCGACGTGAAGGTGCGGGACCCCGCCACCGACCTCTTCCGCGGCCGGGTGGACCTCAACGCCTACGACGCCTCCTTCGCCCTCGAGGGTCCGGTCACCGACACCCTCTCGATCGGCGGCGGCTTCGCCCGCTCCTACATCGACACCCTCCTGCCGCTGGCCCTCCCCGACTCCGCGCCGGTGGCCTTCGACACCGCCCCGCGCTTCTACGACTACCAGCTCATCGCCAGCTACCGCCCGGCCAAGGGCCACCAGCTGCGCCTGCTCTTCTTCGGCTCGATGGATCGCCTCCAGCTCCTCTTCGAGGAGCCCACCAGCGACCCCACCGTGCGCGGCGCCCTCTCGACCCGCTCGATGTTCCACCAGCTCATGCTCACCAGCCGCTCCCGCCTCTCCTCCAGCTGGAGCGAGGAGACCTCGGTGCGGGTCGGCCTCCAGGAGGTCGGCTTCTCCCTGGGGCAGGACTTCGCCTTCGACCTGGGGCTGCGCGACCTCTCCTGGCGCAGCACCTTCACCTTCCGGCCCAGCGAGCGCTTCGAGCTGGCCGGCGGCCTCGACGGCCGCTGGGGCCGGGTGAAGCTGGCCCTCTCCTCGCCCCGCCCCCCCAAGGAGGGCGAGGGGAGCGTCCCGACGGCGACCCAGGATCTGATCACCTTCGAGAGCACCTCGATCGTCTACGAGCCGGCGACCTTCCTCGAGGCGCGCCTGCGTCCGATCGACGGCCTGACCCTCACCCCGGGCCTGCGCCTCGACTACTACGGACCCATCGAGGGCTGGGCGCTGGATCCGCGGCTCTCGGCGATCGTCGACCTCGGCGAGCGCACCAGCCTGCGCGCCGGCGCCGGCCTCTACCAGCAGCAGCCCTTCTACGACGAGTCCGCGCCGAACGTGGGCAACCCCGAGCTGCTCCCCGAGCGCTCCTTCCAGGCCTCGGCGGGGATCGCCCACCGCCTCCCCCTGGGCCCCGACGCCAGCCTCGAGGTGGACGTGACCGGCTTCTACAAGAAGCTCGATCGTCTGGTGAGCCGCAACCTCTCCTTCGGCTTCACCGCCGACGAGCCGCCCTACCTCTCCCAGGGGACGGGCCGGATCTTCGGCGCCGAGCTCCTGGCCCGGGCCCGGCTGGGCGACCGCTTCGTCGGCTGGCTCGCCTACACCTACCAGCGCTCCCTGCGCACCGACCGCCCCGGTGCGGCCGAGCGCCGCTTCGACTTCGACCAGCCCCACATCCTCACGGCCGTGGCCTCCTGGGAGCTGCCGCACGGCTTCACCGTCGGCGCCCGCTTCCGCCTGGTCTCGGGCAACCCGACCACCCCGGTCGTCTCCTCGATCTTCGACGCCGCCGCCGGCGTCTACGTGCCGGTCTACGGCGACGTGAACTCCGAGCGGCTGCCGGCCTTCCATCAGCTCGACCTGCGGGTGGATCGGACCTGGGTCTTCCCGCGCTGGAAGTTCTCCGCCTACCTCGACGTGCAGAACGCCTACGCCCACGGCAACGTCGAGGGCACCCGCTACAGCTACGACTACGCGCAGTCCGAGGCCCTGACCGGGCTGCCCATCCTCCCCGTCTTCGGGGTGAAGGGAGAGTGGTGA
- a CDS encoding TonB family protein: protein MRLSLPGFAASLAAHLGLAAFVWTSYQAPAARAPRSVVDLTIVEPAPAPPAPAPELTPPPAPRPPPAKAVRRMKVKKVKELTRPAPVAEAPAAPEPPAPAETPAPPTAPAPLPVFALDMAATVSSGGGISVRAEAGGGSAFADPDATRDQAANGFRGKAAPGPAPQLAAAEVLEITRMPRCPQPDVRYPVEARREGREGEVELRLVIDETGRVASAEVTRSAGTLFDSAAIEAARRIRCSPGRMGAVAAAVPIPYTIGFVLEG from the coding sequence ATGCGCCTCTCCCTCCCCGGCTTCGCGGCCTCGCTGGCCGCCCACCTCGGCCTCGCGGCCTTCGTCTGGACGAGCTACCAGGCGCCCGCGGCCCGGGCGCCGCGCTCGGTGGTGGACCTCACGATCGTCGAGCCCGCCCCGGCGCCCCCGGCTCCGGCCCCCGAGCTCACCCCTCCCCCGGCGCCGAGGCCCCCGCCGGCGAAGGCCGTGCGGCGGATGAAGGTGAAGAAGGTGAAGGAGCTCACCCGCCCCGCCCCCGTGGCGGAGGCGCCCGCGGCTCCGGAGCCCCCCGCTCCGGCCGAGACACCGGCCCCGCCGACCGCCCCCGCCCCCCTGCCGGTCTTCGCCCTCGACATGGCGGCCACGGTCTCCTCCGGCGGCGGCATCTCGGTGCGCGCCGAGGCCGGCGGCGGGAGCGCCTTCGCCGACCCCGACGCCACCCGCGACCAGGCCGCCAACGGCTTCCGCGGCAAGGCGGCGCCGGGCCCCGCGCCTCAGCTCGCCGCCGCGGAGGTCCTCGAGATCACCCGGATGCCGCGCTGCCCCCAGCCCGACGTGCGCTACCCGGTCGAGGCGCGCCGGGAAGGGCGCGAGGGCGAGGTCGAGCTGCGCCTGGTCATCGACGAGACCGGCCGGGTCGCCTCGGCCGAGGTGACCCGCAGCGCCGGCACCCTCTTCGACTCGGCCGCCATCGAGGCTGCCCGCCGCATCCGCTGCTCCCCCGGGCGGATGGGCGCGGTCGCCGCGGCCGTCCCCATCCCCTACACCATCGGCTTCGTCCTGGAGGGCTGA
- a CDS encoding biopolymer transporter ExbD — MASHVSLTDDDEIITGINVTPLVDVVLVLLIIFMVTASSIVGPSIEVDLPKAATATETTPSTVSVVLSADGAVYLNGEASDEALVLQKVRAEVAKTPELQVVIAADRSTTHGRVVGFVDAVKAAGVTRFALSTEPIDSES, encoded by the coding sequence ATGGCCAGCCACGTCTCCCTGACCGACGACGACGAGATCATCACCGGGATCAACGTCACTCCCCTGGTCGACGTCGTGCTCGTCCTCCTCATCATCTTCATGGTGACCGCCTCCTCCATCGTCGGCCCCTCCATCGAGGTCGACCTGCCGAAGGCCGCCACCGCCACCGAGACCACGCCCTCGACGGTCTCGGTGGTCCTCTCCGCCGATGGCGCGGTCTACCTGAACGGCGAGGCCAGCGACGAGGCGCTCGTCCTCCAGAAGGTGCGCGCCGAGGTCGCGAAGACCCCCGAGCTGCAGGTGGTGATCGCCGCCGACCGCAGCACCACCCACGGGCGGGTCGTCGGCTTCGTCGACGCCGTGAAGGCCGCCGGTGTGACCCGCTTTGCCCTCTCCACCGAACCCATCGACTCCGAGAGCTAG
- a CDS encoding MotA/TolQ/ExbB proton channel family protein — translation MQTESIQITESLAQAITVFGAEWVMWLLIALSVLSISVMVERWFFYRRRRIDAGRLAFDLAEGLDQRRPELARAAARKADRGQSLEVAVALEMIGALPRGADHAEQKLRLAVAREKVRYERGLSFLGTLGNNAPFIGLFGTVLGIIKAFADLAANTESGNQAVMAGISEALVATAIGLLVALPAVMMFNIFKGKVQEALRGAELIARTLMDYAGPGEAAQVATVSTRKEAA, via the coding sequence ATGCAGACCGAATCCATCCAGATCACCGAATCCCTGGCCCAGGCCATCACCGTCTTCGGGGCGGAGTGGGTCATGTGGCTGCTCATCGCCCTCTCCGTGCTCTCCATCTCGGTGATGGTCGAGCGCTGGTTCTTCTACCGCCGCCGCCGCATCGACGCGGGCCGCCTGGCCTTCGACCTGGCCGAGGGCCTGGACCAGCGCCGGCCCGAGCTCGCCCGGGCCGCCGCCCGGAAGGCCGACCGGGGCCAGAGCCTCGAGGTCGCCGTCGCCCTGGAGATGATCGGCGCCCTGCCCCGGGGCGCGGACCACGCCGAGCAGAAGCTGCGGCTGGCGGTCGCCCGGGAGAAGGTGCGCTACGAGCGAGGCCTCTCCTTCCTGGGCACCCTGGGAAACAACGCGCCCTTCATCGGCCTCTTCGGCACGGTGCTCGGCATCATCAAGGCCTTCGCCGACCTGGCCGCGAACACGGAGTCCGGCAACCAGGCGGTGATGGCGGGCATCTCGGAGGCGCTGGTCGCCACGGCGATCGGCCTGCTCGTCGCGCTGCCCGCGGTGATGATGTTCAACATCTTCAAGGGGAAGGTGCAGGAGGCCCTCCGCGGCGCCGAGCTGATCGCCCGCACCCTGATGGACTACGCCGGCCCGGGTGAGGCCGCGCAGGTCGCCACCGTCTCGACCCGGAAGGAGGCCGCGTGA
- a CDS encoding helix-turn-helix domain-containing protein has protein sequence MSTNLLTSREVAEFLGVGVSSVNRWADAGKLEHVKTPGGHRRFARLAVEAFRRERAGLPTDDGESFCAGWTERLLGDAPPEALVGQLLRERAERESWLAVAGALGPVLARIGSLWEEGTISVTEEHLASERLARALSRCAELLPVAVAAPEALLAAPESEEHTLGLSLLEPALREWGWHCRFAGRRTPLEDLAGRVRGGSFELVALSASVSTPAAVLGEVARVIGEAAAEAGAALLIGGLGPWPEQLRHGRRVQRFAELERAPEGLRRN, from the coding sequence ATGAGCACCAACCTCCTCACCAGCCGCGAGGTCGCCGAGTTCCTCGGGGTGGGGGTCTCCTCCGTGAACCGCTGGGCCGACGCCGGCAAGCTGGAGCACGTGAAGACCCCCGGCGGTCACCGCCGCTTCGCCCGCCTGGCAGTGGAGGCCTTTCGCCGCGAGCGCGCCGGCCTGCCGACGGATGACGGGGAGTCCTTCTGCGCCGGCTGGACCGAGCGCCTCCTGGGCGACGCGCCGCCCGAGGCCCTGGTCGGTCAGCTGCTGCGGGAGCGGGCCGAGCGGGAGAGCTGGCTCGCGGTGGCCGGCGCCCTCGGGCCGGTGCTCGCGCGCATCGGCAGCCTATGGGAGGAGGGCACGATCTCGGTCACCGAGGAGCACCTGGCCTCCGAGCGCCTGGCGCGGGCGCTCTCTCGCTGCGCCGAGCTGCTCCCGGTCGCGGTCGCCGCCCCCGAGGCGCTGCTGGCGGCGCCCGAGAGCGAGGAGCACACCCTGGGCCTCTCCCTCCTCGAGCCCGCCCTGCGGGAGTGGGGCTGGCACTGCCGCTTCGCCGGCCGGCGCACGCCGCTGGAGGATCTCGCCGGCCGGGTGCGGGGCGGGAGCTTCGAGCTGGTGGCGCTCTCGGCCTCGGTCTCCACCCCGGCGGCGGTCCTGGGGGAGGTCGCCCGGGTCATCGGGGAGGCCGCGGCGGAGGCGGGCGCGGCCCTGCTCATCGGCGGCCTCGGCCCCTGGCCGGAGCAGCTGCGCCACGGGCGCCGCGTGCAGCGCTTCGCCGAGCTCGAGCGGGCGCCCGAAGGTCTGCGGCGCAACTAG
- a CDS encoding excisionase family DNA-binding protein — protein sequence MTRKIARRGPILLSSREAAGRLGVGTSTLNRWADEGRIHCQRTAGGHRRFHPTAVQALLDHQQGGVSALPSTSWADRFLAASDVASLRADLLRARSRLGSWGEVADSVAPGIVELGERWARGELSVVAEHLASARLSRALAAIVEALPVSPEAPVVLLATPESEEHTLGLALAEVCAREAGLRTHWIGARTPPEALAETILRTEDLACVTISASAFSQDPDLLRKIVAHLAQACDQRGAALIVGGSGAWPEPMPAGSRLRSYTSYSALLARSGARPLLRRVL from the coding sequence ATGACTCGGAAAATCGCCAGACGAGGCCCCATCCTGCTCTCCAGTCGCGAGGCCGCCGGCCGCCTCGGGGTGGGCACCTCCACCCTGAACCGCTGGGCAGACGAGGGCCGGATTCACTGCCAGCGCACCGCCGGAGGGCACCGCCGCTTCCACCCGACGGCCGTGCAGGCGCTCCTCGATCACCAGCAGGGAGGCGTCAGCGCCCTGCCCTCCACCAGCTGGGCCGATCGCTTCCTCGCGGCCTCCGACGTCGCGAGCCTCCGGGCCGACCTCCTCCGGGCTCGCAGCCGCCTGGGCAGCTGGGGCGAGGTCGCCGACTCGGTGGCGCCGGGGATCGTCGAGCTGGGCGAGCGCTGGGCGCGGGGTGAGCTCTCGGTGGTGGCCGAGCACCTGGCCTCGGCGAGGCTCTCCCGGGCCCTCGCCGCGATCGTCGAGGCGCTGCCGGTCAGCCCCGAGGCTCCGGTGGTCCTCCTGGCGACGCCGGAGAGCGAGGAGCACACCCTCGGCCTCGCCCTGGCGGAGGTCTGCGCCCGGGAGGCGGGGCTGCGCACCCACTGGATCGGCGCCCGAACCCCTCCCGAGGCGCTGGCCGAGACCATCCTCCGGACCGAGGACCTGGCCTGCGTGACCATCTCCGCCTCGGCCTTCAGCCAGGATCCCGACCTGCTCCGGAAGATCGTCGCCCACCTGGCGCAAGCCTGCGACCAACGGGGCGCCGCGCTGATCGTCGGAGGCTCGGGGGCCTGGCCCGAGCCGATGCCCGCTGGCTCCCGCCTGCGCTCCTACACCTCCTACAGCGCCCTGCTCGCCCGCTCGGGCGCCCGCCCCCTGCTTCGCCGGGTGCTCTAG
- a CDS encoding TIGR01777 family oxidoreductase — MKVFITGATGFVGRRLVRTLQDRGDEVVAWVRDPRRATEVLGEQVERVATDVGEAALARHLAGADAVVNLAGENLFGGRWTRARKAALESSRIDLTGTLARTLANLPGEERPAVFVSASAVGYYGDRGAERLTEASAPGDDFLAGLCQRWEAATTPAREAGLRTVILRIGVVLGEGGALGRLLPLFRLGAGGRLGNGQQAFPWIHVEDLVGILLAALDDPSLAGVYNATAPGSVTNAELTRALAKAVRRPALVPVPGFAMKAALGEAAVALLGGQDAVPQRLLEAGFPFHYPDLDSALAAVVEGGR; from the coding sequence ATGAAGGTCTTCATCACCGGTGCGACCGGGTTCGTCGGGCGGCGGCTGGTGCGTACCCTCCAGGACCGGGGGGACGAGGTCGTGGCCTGGGTCCGCGATCCGCGCCGCGCGACGGAGGTTCTGGGAGAGCAGGTCGAGCGGGTCGCCACCGACGTCGGCGAGGCGGCCCTCGCCCGGCACCTCGCCGGGGCCGACGCCGTCGTGAACCTGGCCGGGGAGAACCTCTTCGGTGGGCGCTGGACCCGCGCCCGCAAGGCCGCGCTGGAGTCCTCGCGAATCGACCTGACGGGGACCCTGGCGCGCACCCTCGCGAACCTGCCCGGGGAGGAGCGCCCCGCGGTCTTCGTCTCGGCCAGCGCCGTGGGCTACTACGGCGACCGGGGGGCCGAGCGCCTCACCGAGGCGAGCGCCCCGGGCGACGACTTCCTCGCGGGCCTCTGCCAGCGCTGGGAGGCGGCGACGACCCCGGCGCGGGAGGCCGGCCTGCGCACGGTCATCCTGCGCATCGGGGTGGTCCTCGGTGAGGGCGGGGCCCTCGGCCGGCTCCTCCCGCTCTTCCGGCTGGGCGCCGGCGGCCGCCTCGGCAACGGTCAGCAGGCCTTCCCCTGGATCCACGTCGAGGACCTCGTTGGGATCCTCCTCGCGGCCCTCGACGATCCCTCCCTCGCAGGGGTCTACAACGCGACCGCGCCCGGGTCGGTGACCAACGCCGAGCTCACCCGCGCCCTGGCGAAGGCGGTGCGTCGGCCGGCCCTCGTCCCGGTCCCCGGCTTCGCCATGAAGGCGGCGCTGGGCGAGGCCGCGGTCGCGCTGCTCGGCGGCCAGGACGCCGTGCCCCAGCGCCTCCTCGAGGCCGGCTTCCCCTTCCACTATCCGGATCTCGACTCGGCCCTCGCGGCCGTCGTCGAGGGGGGCCGCTGA